One genomic segment of Hugenholtzia roseola DSM 9546 includes these proteins:
- a CDS encoding M42 family metallopeptidase yields MEFNLPLLEKLTQTPGAPGYEDKIRQAIMDEIKGDVDEIWVDNIGNLVAVKRSQKADAPIVVVDAHMDEIAFMVNHIDDNGYLQVLPLGGFDPKTLTAQRVIVHGKKDLIGVFGGKAIHVMTPEERKKSPELDDYFIDLGLPKEEVLKYVSLGNVVTRERNLLEMGDFVTTKSLDNRISVYILIEALRRLERVPFHVYALFSVQEEVGLRGATVAAQTIQPDFSICLDVTLANDMSGVGGNKRITLAGKGTAIKIMDGRTICDSRMVDFLKSTAEREGISWQAEIMNVGGTNTASLQTLGKGGSIAGAISIPLRYMHQVTESAHKKDVQDTISLLVAALETIDKHHWAR; encoded by the coding sequence ATGGAATTTAACTTACCTCTTTTAGAAAAATTAACCCAAACCCCCGGCGCACCCGGCTATGAGGACAAGATTCGTCAAGCCATCATGGACGAAATTAAGGGTGATGTAGATGAAATATGGGTCGATAATATCGGAAATCTCGTTGCGGTCAAGCGCAGCCAGAAAGCAGACGCGCCTATCGTGGTAGTAGATGCGCACATGGACGAAATCGCCTTTATGGTCAATCACATAGACGACAATGGCTATTTACAAGTTCTGCCCTTAGGCGGCTTCGACCCTAAGACCCTGACGGCTCAACGTGTCATTGTGCATGGCAAAAAGGATTTAATCGGTGTTTTTGGTGGCAAAGCCATTCACGTCATGACCCCAGAGGAGCGCAAAAAAAGCCCTGAATTAGACGATTATTTTATAGACTTAGGGCTTCCCAAAGAGGAGGTCTTGAAATACGTGAGCTTGGGCAATGTCGTTACGCGAGAGCGCAATTTGCTCGAAATGGGCGATTTTGTTACTACAAAATCTTTGGATAATAGAATTTCGGTTTATATTTTGATAGAAGCATTAAGACGTTTGGAGCGCGTACCTTTCCATGTCTATGCTCTTTTTTCGGTACAGGAGGAAGTCGGTTTGCGCGGTGCAACGGTGGCGGCACAAACGATTCAGCCCGATTTTAGCATTTGCTTAGACGTTACGTTGGCAAATGACATGAGCGGAGTCGGTGGCAACAAACGCATTACCTTAGCAGGCAAAGGGACGGCTATCAAAATCATGGACGGCAGAACGATTTGCGATTCGCGCATGGTTGATTTCCTAAAATCTACTGCCGAACGCGAAGGTATTAGCTGGCAAGCCGAAATTATGAACGTCGGCGGCACAAACACCGCTTCTCTGCAAACCTTAGGAAAGGGCGGCTCTATTGCAGGTGCTATCTCTATTCCGCTACGCTACATGCACCAAGTTACGGAAAGTGCGCACAAAAAAGACGTAC
- a CDS encoding M23 family metallopeptidase has protein sequence MPITIKTIIFAKMRMVIFLINYFAIFIFTIFTTLFAQKKGDYLFPIKPNERNELTGTMGELRSNHFHGGLDVRTNNQIGFPVYAAAQGYVSRVAVKARGYGKVLYLKHANGTTTVYAHLDKFCDKIERYIRQIQYERQSFEVDILLAPSKFPILAGEEIAKSGNSGSSGGPHLHFEIRDTAQNQLNPLLFGFDEIVDTTPPLLQKIALVPMDRAARVEGVFERKEWKPYGENGAYFLTQEIEAQGKIAFELMARDKIEGSYFSFGINYIKVECAGTTLFEYHLTKLPLEHTRYMNRFINYETWAKSSERFMRCYVADGNCLESCKIADTGGILEVEDGKQYKVRIVVADSYGNESVLFLHVKGNAKKEASRPYPLKSTFEVQDSYLIFKADLSATFPHLNKATIYANYQNYALEPAYTVGNIATYLYDLRLAIPDSIQLPNQNFIYPNILTAIPSEADFKFYHPDFNLFVEKESLYDTLYLQMRTTQVQNAAGKNVQDWVFSHATIPLHQAVTLHLKTKEKFKNPNKVGAYIIYGKSLSYQGGVWQGAHFKFTTRTLGRFRLVEDTKPPKIQRVGRKGLTFRITDDLSGIDTYTATLNGEFILFEYDAKSSLLTVLPFDENNKLKGEFVLKVIDNMKNESILKIYI, from the coding sequence ATGCCTATCACTATAAAAACAATTATTTTTGCCAAAATGCGAATGGTTATTTTTTTGATAAATTATTTTGCAATATTTATTTTTACAATTTTTACTACACTTTTTGCACAAAAAAAAGGCGACTACCTCTTTCCTATCAAACCTAATGAACGCAACGAACTCACAGGCACGATGGGCGAATTGCGTAGCAATCACTTTCATGGGGGCTTAGATGTGCGCACCAATAACCAAATTGGCTTTCCCGTTTATGCGGCTGCACAAGGCTATGTTTCGCGTGTGGCGGTGAAGGCGCGTGGTTATGGCAAGGTTTTGTACCTCAAACACGCCAACGGAACAACAACTGTTTATGCACATTTAGATAAATTTTGTGATAAAATAGAACGTTATATCAGACAAATTCAATACGAAAGACAATCTTTTGAAGTAGATATCTTACTTGCCCCTTCTAAATTTCCCATTTTAGCAGGCGAGGAAATTGCCAAAAGCGGCAACTCTGGCTCTTCGGGAGGACCGCATCTACATTTCGAAATTCGCGACACCGCACAAAATCAGCTCAATCCCCTACTTTTTGGCTTCGACGAAATTGTGGATACTACCCCGCCTCTACTTCAAAAAATTGCCCTTGTGCCAATGGACAGGGCAGCGCGTGTAGAAGGCGTTTTTGAGCGAAAAGAATGGAAGCCTTACGGTGAAAATGGAGCTTATTTTCTCACGCAAGAAATAGAAGCGCAAGGAAAAATTGCCTTCGAGCTAATGGCACGCGATAAAATAGAGGGTTCTTATTTTAGTTTTGGAATCAATTATATCAAAGTAGAGTGTGCAGGAACTACCCTTTTTGAGTATCATCTTACAAAATTACCACTCGAACATACACGCTACATGAACCGCTTTATCAACTATGAAACTTGGGCTAAGTCGTCAGAGCGTTTCATGAGGTGTTATGTAGCCGATGGAAATTGTTTAGAAAGTTGTAAAATAGCCGATACAGGTGGAATTTTAGAAGTAGAAGATGGAAAACAGTATAAAGTGCGAATCGTGGTGGCAGATAGTTATGGCAACGAAAGTGTCCTTTTCTTACACGTAAAAGGAAATGCTAAAAAAGAAGCAAGTCGCCCTTATCCTCTAAAAAGCACCTTTGAAGTACAAGACTCTTATCTTATTTTTAAAGCAGATTTATCTGCTACTTTTCCTCATTTAAACAAAGCTACTATTTATGCAAATTATCAAAATTACGCGCTCGAACCTGCTTATACGGTAGGAAATATCGCCACTTATCTCTATGATTTGCGTTTGGCAATTCCCGATTCTATACAACTTCCAAACCAAAATTTTATTTATCCAAATATACTAACGGCTATTCCTTCGGAGGCAGATTTCAAGTTTTATCACCCTGATTTCAACCTTTTTGTGGAAAAAGAATCTTTATACGATACACTTTATTTACAAATGCGGACTACCCAAGTGCAAAATGCAGCAGGCAAAAATGTCCAAGATTGGGTTTTTTCGCATGCGACAATTCCCCTGCATCAAGCCGTTACGCTGCATTTAAAAACCAAAGAAAAGTTTAAAAATCCTAATAAAGTAGGTGCATATATTATTTACGGGAAAAGTTTAAGTTATCAAGGAGGGGTTTGGCAGGGGGCGCATTTTAAATTTACAACGCGCACTTTGGGGCGTTTTCGCTTAGTAGAGGATACAAAGCCGCCTAAAATTCAGCGCGTAGGTAGGAAAGGGCTAACTTTTCGCATCACCGACGACCTTTCAGGAATTGATACCTATACCGCGACTTTAAATGGCGAATTTATTTTATTTGAATATGATGCAAAAAGCAGTCTTCTAACTGTATTGCCTTTTGACGAAAATAACAAACTAAAAGGCGAGTTTGTTTTAAAAGTAATTGATAATATGAAAAATGAGTCTATTTTAAAAATTTATATTTAA
- a CDS encoding heme NO-binding domain-containing protein — MRGTVAKCVERFVVETYGAKAWKDCLQQVNLPATYNISVMSEVDDRISLRLLNEIHEVLGLTHETYTDKLAKYWMLVYAPETYKPFYRSIKTLPDFLQKLDWIHQFMVKDNSKNTPRFSVKKIAEGLIQIEYQSERNLHVLFKYMLIYLAEYFKQPVQIKYLNEGVVQVGF, encoded by the coding sequence ATGCGTGGAACCGTTGCCAAATGTGTAGAGCGTTTCGTTGTAGAAACCTATGGTGCTAAGGCGTGGAAAGACTGTTTGCAGCAGGTCAATCTGCCTGCCACTTACAATATCAGTGTCATGTCGGAGGTAGATGACCGCATCAGCTTGCGACTGTTGAATGAAATTCACGAGGTTTTGGGGCTTACACACGAAACTTATACGGATAAATTAGCCAAATATTGGATGCTTGTCTATGCGCCCGAAACATACAAGCCCTTTTATCGTTCTATCAAAACTCTCCCCGATTTTTTGCAGAAACTTGATTGGATACACCAGTTTATGGTTAAAGATAATTCAAAAAATACGCCTCGTTTTTCTGTCAAAAAAATAGCAGAAGGATTGATACAAATAGAATATCAGTCAGAAAGAAATCTGCACGTTTTGTTTAAATACATGTTGATTTATTTAGCAGAGTATTTTAAACAACCTGTTCAAATCAAGTACCTAAACGAGGGGGTGGTGCAGGTTGGGTTTTAG